From Streptomyces asiaticus, one genomic window encodes:
- a CDS encoding vWA domain-containing protein yields the protein MVLALCLALLGPATACGSGDEDSTTLHVLASSELRDMEPLLDDLRRDTGVELDMEYKATVDAGDGLTPGAYHHDLAWLSSDRYFQLRLKESKSTAKPLSTTTMLSPVVVGVKPETARALRARAKGGQVSWADIADAAAAGSVRFGMADPKRTNSGLSALVGVATAAAGTGSALRAEDISCDRLRGFRTGQKLTADSSADLREQYIAHQDRLDALITYESELLSLNAGGKLHEKLEIVYPKDGMVLSDYPLLLLDPAKRAAYDKVVNWLKSASAQKKIMERTLRRPLGADVRRDPRLRADIGNALYFPDQRAVVDQLVEDYGDPRLPTAHHVIFLLDFSTSMRGPRVASLRAAFAGLSGADTSATGKFVRFYQGERVTVMRFGGRVLAERDVTVGGRRDLDSVKSFVAADDFDNSTAIWSALDHAYGKASGIARDHPGQPISIVLMTDGENTSGITRQEFERRYAARAETVRGVPTFPLRFGEADTAELTRAARTTGGRMVDAGARSLPDAFKEIRGC from the coding sequence GTGGTCCTCGCGCTCTGTCTGGCGCTGCTCGGCCCGGCCACCGCCTGTGGCTCCGGTGACGAGGACTCCACCACCCTGCACGTACTGGCGAGTTCGGAGCTGCGGGACATGGAGCCGCTGCTGGACGACCTGCGCCGGGACACGGGGGTGGAGCTGGACATGGAGTACAAGGCCACGGTGGACGCCGGGGACGGGCTGACGCCCGGTGCGTACCACCACGACCTGGCCTGGCTCTCCTCCGACCGGTACTTCCAGCTCAGGCTCAAGGAGTCCAAGAGCACCGCGAAGCCCCTCTCCACCACGACCATGCTCTCCCCCGTGGTCGTCGGCGTGAAGCCGGAGACGGCGCGGGCCCTGCGGGCGAGGGCGAAGGGCGGACAGGTGTCCTGGGCGGACATCGCCGACGCCGCCGCCGCGGGCTCGGTGCGCTTCGGCATGGCCGACCCCAAACGCACCAACAGCGGCCTCTCCGCGCTCGTCGGCGTCGCCACCGCCGCGGCCGGGACCGGCAGCGCGCTGCGCGCCGAGGACATCTCCTGCGACCGGCTGCGCGGCTTCCGCACCGGCCAGAAGCTCACCGCGGACAGCAGCGCCGATCTGCGCGAGCAGTACATCGCCCACCAGGACCGGCTGGACGCCCTGATCACCTACGAATCGGAGCTGCTCTCGCTCAACGCCGGCGGCAAGCTCCACGAGAAGCTGGAGATCGTCTATCCGAAGGACGGCATGGTGCTGTCCGACTATCCGCTGCTCCTCCTCGACCCGGCCAAGCGCGCGGCGTACGACAAGGTGGTGAACTGGCTCAAGAGCGCCTCGGCGCAGAAGAAGATCATGGAGCGCACGCTGCGCCGGCCGCTCGGCGCGGACGTCCGCAGGGACCCGAGGCTGCGGGCGGACATCGGCAACGCGCTGTACTTCCCGGACCAGCGGGCGGTGGTGGACCAACTGGTCGAGGACTACGGCGATCCCCGGCTGCCCACCGCCCACCATGTGATCTTCCTCCTCGACTTCTCCACCTCGATGCGGGGTCCGCGGGTGGCCTCGCTGCGCGCGGCGTTCGCCGGGCTCAGCGGCGCCGACACCTCCGCCACGGGGAAGTTCGTGCGGTTCTACCAGGGTGAGCGGGTCACCGTGATGCGCTTCGGGGGCCGTGTGCTCGCCGAGCGCGATGTCACCGTCGGCGGGCGGCGCGACCTGGACTCCGTGAAGTCCTTCGTCGCGGCGGACGACTTCGACAACTCCACCGCCATCTGGTCCGCGCTGGACCACGCCTACGGCAAGGCGTCCGGCATCGCCCGCGACCACCCCGGACAGCCCATCTCCATCGTCCTCATGACGGACGGGGAGAACACCTCCGGCATCACCCGCCAGGAGTTCGAGCGCCGGTACGCGGCACGGGCGGAGACCGTCCGCGGCGTCCCCACCTTCCCGCTGCGGTTCGGCGAGGCGGACACCGCGGAGCTGACCCGGGCGGCGCGTACGACCGGCGGGCGCATGGTGGACGCGGGCGCCCGTTCCCTCCCCGACGCCTTCAAGGAGATCCGTGGCTGTTGA